GGAACAGTCCGCTGAAATCACTCTACTATGACTGTTTACACAGTCATCCATTTCAAGTTCCTGCTTCTCTACCTTCATTGCTTTTTGTTCAATAAGATCTGATGTAGGCTTCACTGTTGTGTTATTACTGAAGAGCAGCTCTTTGGGCACTGGGCCGTCGTAAGGGGGCTCTGCCTCTTCTCTTGGTCCTTTATCTTGTATAGAAGGGTCTGTTTTATCTTCACATGGTTTAGTGCACTGATCAATGCTCCAAAGCCTTTTACTGGAGAGCAGCATACCAGAAGCCTGCAGGAGCGCTCTGTAGGGGGCCAAACTAAAGACATTATCAATGATTGGCATTGGATGATGATCTGTTGAATTGTCGTTCTTCATTAAATCTCCCTCAAGTTCCAACTTTTGTCTTTTGATTAAAAGTTCCTCATCGGGTGAATCacatttttccatttttattgGTCTGGTGGTGAAGGCATTGGGAACCTGTGAATAACTCCTCTTGAGTTTTCCTTTAAAAGCTGTTGTAGAGAAACAAGATGGCGACGTACCATGGTCTTCATTAGTCACCAGAGAAGACATGTCCGTCGTTGACGCCCTGTTATGACCATGACTGTAAACTTTGTGAATACGTTCTCCATAGTGAGTTGGGGACATTTGGACTGCTGTAGGATCTGTATGGTCCTTGGACTGCTTTGAAGTTATGACATGGACTTTATGACAGGAGTAGTCCAGCGGCCGGTCCGGGGTAATGGTGGGGGGGGTACTGAATCGCTCTCCATGCGGGCTATTGTGTGGAACTTTGTTCCTTGGTAATCTGCCTGGGGAAAGATATAACTTTTCCACATGCCCGCTGGGCCTTTTTGCCTCGACATGCATGTTCAGCGGGGAGCCACATGGTTTATCATGTGATCGGGCGCTACCGCTGTCATTATGCAAGTAGACTGGTGAACCATGGGGCTGGCCTACTGGAGATGTAGTGAGACCATTGGTGTGATAGatcagaggtgtgtgttgttcctTTGGTGAGCCTCTCACTTGGCTGGCGGTCATGTGAACCCTTGGAACTGGATAGCGTGGATCCAAACCTCTAAAGAATGAGGGATTTGGCATGGCAACAGAGTTAATCATAGAAGTCTCCCCATGATCAGGCTGATAGAGAAGGCGATGTTCCTGTACGTTTTTGAACAAATGATTAGAAAATGCAGAGGCACTTTCTCTATGCATCTTCTCAATGTTTTTACATACTGATGCACCCTCCATCCTCAAATTTTCCTCAGGGTAATAAAACCCATGGTGCTGTGGAAGATGCCCATATTTGGACATCGGAGAGGGTTCCTGACAAACCTGTGATGGAAGTCTATGTTGTGTTGAGGTCATATGCTCGAATGGGTGAGGGTGGGATGGAAGAAGGCCATGATATCCATTTGGGGGAGTCTGCAAATTCTGTGGAGTTAATGAGCCAAACAATGCGTGAGTTGGGATGCACGGGTAACTACTAAAGGGCGACTCAAAGTAACCAGGTATAGTCCTTGCTCTACATGGTCCTAAATTCTGGTATTTTCCCCCATTGGAATCCTTTGGCAACGCCCTTTCTCCACCATGTTCAAAGTGAGTCCCTTTTTGTTGCAGAGACGACTCTGGTGCAGTTCTGTGAATGGGAGATGGACGGCTGTAGTGGGCACCAGTGTTCATCCAGTCACTCTCATGGACGGCGCTAGGCACCCTCTGAGTCACATGCTCTACACCATATCTTTGTCCTAAAACACAGCCCCGCTCAGAACAGCATGGCCTTTGTCCATAGACCGCCTTGGGGATGGCTAGATGCATGGAGGTTTGAGGTGACTGGGATGCACTGCTACGTCCTGCTGTTTGATTGATGACAGATGTTGACGAACAGGCCAAAGGACTGCTCATATCCGGACTTCTTGTGTATTGTGAGGAAACGGGCTTGCCTGGGGTGCCACACACTGAGGGGGAACGTGAATGGCATTCCTCTGGGCTGAAAGTCTTCTTGTATGGCTGGTAGACGCTCTGGCTGTTGCCCCTCATGCCAGACTGATGACTCACAGCACTCCTGCCTTCCGCCGTCAAGCCAGCACTCGGCCCACTCCAGGCGAGAATCAGCCCTGCTTCGTCCTTCTCTCTCGGGTCGTACGCATAGTAGGGCACGGGATACTTCTGACCGCGGGGACCAAGGAACCCAGGCATGGCGCCTACGGGCGTCTCCTCAAACAGGAGCATTTTACTCTGAGCCGCGGGGTCCTTGAGACTCGGAGCCCGTTGGCTGTCCATCATGTGCCCACTTCACCAACAGTCCTCCTGTCCTGAGGAACAAAAACACTTCATTAGATACCGCCTCTCTTAGTTCCATGTGTTTACTTATTTGTTGGCTGATTTAAGGCTCTTAGAAAACAGTATAGGAGTATTGGCATATTGCCTCGTTAGGTTTAGAGGAGATTAttgatatacagtacatatgTGTGCAATGGACAAAATGTGTTTGTTCAAGTTGGTATATAAAATGAAAGGAAACCCAATTTCTGAGTGAAGAACAAATACAAACGATATTCGTTCCAATAGGTCAAAAACTCAAGGGTTCTGTCTCAGAATCAGTGCATATACAATTTTGCAATGTTCCTCTGACCAGCGCTCCTTAatggagaaggaggacagcagCCTGGTCTACCCAGAATGCACTTGGGCTTTGTGGGCTTGGGGCGTGGCCCTCATGTCCCTACAGCTGCAGAGGCAGGGCCTCGTCGGAAAGGAAGTGTCCGGGTAGTCACGGCTTGCCCTGCTGATCTGGTGTGTTCTGGCCCCGGGGAGCACAATATGCATCCAGGTTTCGACATGCCGACCGGTCTGATCATGAACATCCCTCTTTTTCTTTGAGAACATACTTGCTAGCCTCAGGAACGAGCTGCCTATTGAAATGTTAACCAAAAAGTATTGGCTACAGCTCAATGACGGAGTTTAGTTTTCCCCAAAAGGGGAAGAGTCCATCCAGCACGTGATAACTGCTAGTGATGTTGCCAGGCTAGCTGGAGTCTCCAGCTCTCTAACCCTGCCAACGTCGTCACTAGGTGATGGGCAACATTGGATGGCATGTTTGACATGTATGCGTCATAGCATGCTGCCAAATGTCTCGCTAGCATTCACAATTGATAATAAAGCCTGTTATGCAAATCATTATAATACCAATCaatttataaatatacaattaacAGAATGTTATGGCCTGATGTTGAGACGGGGTAAAGTCATTCTGGGTAATGTAGGAAAATAGCAAACTTGAGCATATCATGGGAAGCCTGACCTGCCAGCCAGTGACAAATAACAATAAACACATATCGGAAATTACCTGTTTGTCAAAGCGTGTAAGGCTGTATTATCACTTTACTTCTTCAATCTCGCCCTCTGCCTCTTGGCCCATTCCCTCCGAGTTCGTAGAGGGCAAATTACACGGACACACTTCCCTGGTCATTTGTTTAAAGTCAAACAACCCTTGACcagaaatcaagtcacataagGACAATGATAGAGTTACATCATAGATATAAACGTCGTCAATCAACTTCATCTGTGACATTTGACGATATTAGGATAAGTAAGCTAAAAAACAAGGGCCACAAAAATAGAGGTACAATCTGATTAGACCCCCAAAACTAATTGTCAGACTgcgaaaacatacacacaaagtctGAATGACTTATGTCACAGGCAACCTTCTGGTAGTTCTCTGTTAACTGCTCAGACCAGAACATATGTTAGGTTGTTAACAGATAACCATACAAGGCCACTTAGTGGAGTGAATGGTATATCAGCTGCCTTTACAGACCTGTTAGGAAATAAAAGACTTCTATAACGCTTAATAGGGTCAACCACTACGATCAGCACACTCTTCAGGGAGAGCTGTGGAATGCCTGATCAGAACCCCGCGTGGACTAACATCACATCTCTTCTCCAGGAGCCTATTGGAGTTTACACTGCTACGGTCTACCTTCCTTGCACAGAAAGATAGCATATGTACGTGCATGGGAGAAAGTGAAACGAATAATCCgatcacagagagacagagggagcgagagacagagggagacagagacggagacggagacagagggagcgagagagagacggagcgggAGCGAGTTTAGTTGACAGGAAATAAGTAGCCTATTGCTTTTAGGACATGGGCTGACAATTTCTCTGCCCAATTCTCAAACATTGTGAAACCAAGGTATCACAACATTGGAATGCCTTGAGGTACGAACAAGGTTCAGAGGAAAGAGGATTATCTCACGTAAGCAAACAAATGACTACAATTTGGTGAATCACCTTGAATCCACCCCTCCAGGAACATGCGGTTTAAAGGCGCACATTAAAACAAGTAGTGAGTTCAAAGAACAGTCATATTGGACCATCAGTCGTATCTTAAAAGCTAGCCCTACTTGTGACTCAAAACTCCTTGCCCTATATAATGAATGCATGATATTGATCCTATCTTGGACTCACGGGTGTAAGCATTGTGGTAGAGATAAACCCGGAGACGTCACGTTAAGAAGCTCATGCCTTTCCTGTTCCCTCCAGGAGACAGATGTTCTGTGCAACTGTCACAAGTCCAATCCTTCAAATaaacacttcaaataaacataaTATGTCTTACCTCTCCAGTGTTAAAACTCCACTACATGCCCTGAGACTCTCCATGAAACACAGCTTGCAGGACCGTGTTGTGAGCGTGGGACCAGTGTTGACGCGTGGAGGGGGAATTCAGTGCGCTGCAAAGCTCACACTAATTCGCACACAATACACTGATCAACCAGTGGAGAAGAgcagaagagtgtgtgtgtgtgtgtgtgtgtgtgtgtgtgt
This genomic stretch from Gadus chalcogrammus isolate NIFS_2021 chromosome 9, NIFS_Gcha_1.0, whole genome shotgun sequence harbors:
- the ppcdc gene encoding phosphopantothenoylcysteine decarboxylase isoform X1 → MMDSQRAPSLKDPAAQSKMLLFEETPVGAMPGFLGPRGQKYPVPYYAYDPREKDEAGLILAWSGPSAGLTAEGRSAVSHQSGMRGNSQSVYQPYKKTFSPEECHSRSPSVCGTPGKPVSSQYTRSPDMSSPLACSSTSVINQTAGRSSASQSPQTSMHLAIPKAVYGQRPCCSERGCVLGQRYGVEHVTQRVPSAVHESDWMNTGAHYSRPSPIHRTAPESSLQQKGTHFEHGGERALPKDSNGGKYQNLGPCRARTIPGYFESPFSSYPCIPTHALFGSLTPQNLQTPPNGYHGLLPSHPHPFEHMTSTQHRLPSQVCQEPSPMSKYGHLPQHHGFYYPEENLRMEGASVCKNIEKMHRESASAFSNHLFKNVQEHRLLYQPDHGETSMINSVAMPNPSFFRGLDPRYPVPRVHMTASQVRGSPKEQHTPLIYHTNGLTTSPVGQPHGSPVYLHNDSGSARSHDKPCGSPLNMHVEAKRPSGHVEKLYLSPGRLPRNKVPHNSPHGERFSTPPTITPDRPLDYSCHKVHVITSKQSKDHTDPTAVQMSPTHYGERIHKVYSHGHNRASTTDMSSLVTNEDHGTSPSCFSTTAFKGKLKRSYSQVPNAFTTRPIKMEKCDSPDEELLIKRQKLELEGDLMKNDNSTDHHPMPIIDNVFSLAPYRALLQASGMLLSSKRLWSIDQCTKPCEDKTDPSIQDKGPREEAEPPYDGPVPKELLFSNNTTVKPTSDLIEQKAMKVEKQELEMDDCVNSHSRVISADCSEAAVKGEAAEVSIPDTGPMFVIKKCEPEEFDITPPNEVLDETSKTCHTTPDVGLESSHQEDVQPPPVQLEALSETSSKSTTPAVQSEDTLGTQSTPQFTISKYKLILPDTHGIASRRSIEKPALQSNKPPIGAMVEVNIQPIVEVHKPPVQPIVVVNKPLTLPELVAEFKHPPPQQTPPIHVRERFLKLHHCLCNLVTEVVSVSPEQALRDWICQVEKVNSALSANKNHRISCLPGVEAGQAWLNVQIQLALDKVLLRIEEYISQEQCPFPHVMRTGAVFIPMMVVKKLLFPQVQGGHIDQVLQNRKVELRPTTLSEEKHLTQLHRQAFSSKLRRLMSLKHLPHIYTDVLNLFHHACVSKRLESSTSDLQKKVQE